CTCGCGTCCTTCGTGCCTGGATGCCTGAGAACACCCAGCTCACAAGGACGCGAGCCCTCGATCAACAACCGACACGACACCAGGCCGGAACCACCCCGCACCTACCACTGCGAAGAGCCCCTTCAGTTCCTTCGCGGCGTCGGTGTCCATCCCGCCGTAGGCGCGGCGCCAGTTGTACAACGTCGCCGCCGACACCCCCACCTCGGCCGCGACCTGTTCACCGGTGCTGCCGGCAGCGGCGAGTTCGTCCGCCCGCCGCAACTTCCGCACGATCTCCTCCGCGGAATGCCGATTCCGACCAGCCATGTCTTCATCGTCCCTTCCACCCGTGATTTGCGGGCTACAAGACTCTAAAACCAGACGGACTCATTCACAGGGGACACGTCAGTCCCACCCGTACCCCTTTTTACGAGGAATCTCCTGTACAGGATATTCCACGTTTTATCGGGTCGGGCCGGGTACTCGGAGCGGTCGATTGTCGAATGCGGACAGCAACCGTTGCGCCGCCAGCGCCGGGGTGAGCGAACCGTCGCGCACCTGTTGTTCCACCGCGGCCCGGATTTCGCGGACCGCCGAATTGTCGTCGAGCCGCTGCAGCAACTGGTCGTGCACCATCGTCCAAGTCCAGTCGACCTGCTGGCGGCGACGCTTCTCGGCGAACTCCCCGGCCCCGGTGAGCACGTCGCGATGCCGCTCGACTTCGGCCCAGAAATCGGTCAGGCCGGCGCCTTCCAGTCCGCTCATGGTGAGCACCGGGGGCCGCCAGAGCGCGTCGCGGGAGTGGATCAGGCGCAATGCTCCGGACAGTTCCCGGGCCGCCGACTGCGCTTCGTGCACGTGTTTGCCGTCGGCTTTGTTCACCGCGACCAGATCCGCCAGCTCGAGCACCCCCTTCTTGATCCCTTGCAGCTGGTCGCCGGTGCGGGCCAAGGTGAGGAAGCAGAAGATGTCGACCATGTTCGCCACGGTCACCTCGGACTGCCCGACGCCGACCGTCTCGACGATGATCACGTCGTAGCCGGCCGCTTCCAGCAACACGATGGTTTCCCGGGTTGCCTTCGCCACCCCGCCGAGCGTGCCTGCCGTCGGCGAGGGCCGGATATAGGCGTTCGGCTCGACTGCCAACCGGGCCATTCGCGTCTTGTCGCCGAGGATCGAGCCACCGGTACGGGTGGACGACGGGTCTACCGCCAGGACCGCCACCCGGTGCCCGCCGGCGAGCAGGTGCATGCCGAGGGTGTCGATGAACGTCGATTTGCCTACGCCCGGCACGCCGGTGATCCCGACCCGGTGTGATAGCGCCGCCGCGCCGCCGTCCGTGTCGGGCTGGACCCGCAGCAGCAGTTGCTGGGCCGCCAGCCGATGATCGGCCCGGGTCGATTCCACCAACGTGATCGCCCGCGCCAGCCCCGCACGGTCCCCGGCCCGGATC
Above is a genomic segment from Skermania piniformis containing:
- a CDS encoding transposase — protein: MAGRNRHSAEEIVRKLRRADELAAAGSTGEQVAAEVGVSAATLYNWRRAYGGMDTDAAKELKGLFAVVGAGWFRPGVVSVVDRGLASL
- the meaB gene encoding methylmalonyl Co-A mutase-associated GTPase MeaB; this translates as MSRRVGPPDVETLATAIRAGDRAGLARAITLVESTRADHRLAAQQLLLRVQPDTDGGAAALSHRVGITGVPGVGKSTFIDTLGMHLLAGGHRVAVLAVDPSSTRTGGSILGDKTRMARLAVEPNAYIRPSPTAGTLGGVAKATRETIVLLEAAGYDVIIVETVGVGQSEVTVANMVDIFCFLTLARTGDQLQGIKKGVLELADLVAVNKADGKHVHEAQSAARELSGALRLIHSRDALWRPPVLTMSGLEGAGLTDFWAEVERHRDVLTGAGEFAEKRRRQQVDWTWTMVHDQLLQRLDDNSAVREIRAAVEQQVRDGSLTPALAAQRLLSAFDNRPLRVPGPTR